In Mastacembelus armatus chromosome 5, fMasArm1.2, whole genome shotgun sequence, a single genomic region encodes these proteins:
- the wnt7aa gene encoding wingless-type MMTV integration site family, member 7Aa, with product MSRKARRWIFHFFLCLGIVYLKIGGLSSVVALGASIICNKIPGLAPRQRTICQSRPDAIIVIGEGVQMGINECQFQFRHGRWNCSALGERTVFGKELRVGSKEAAFTYAIIAAGVAHAVTAACTQGSLSSCGCDKEKQGFYNKKEGWKWGGCSADIHYGLGFSKMFVDAREIKQNARTLMNLHNNEVGRKVLEKGMRLECKCHGVSGSCTTKTCWTTLPKFRQLGYILKDKYNQAVHVEPVQASRNKRPTFLKIKKPHSYRKPMDTELVYIEKSPNYCEADPLTGSVGTQGRLCNKTAQQPNSCDLMCCGRGYNTHQYSRVWQCNCKFLWCCYVKCNTCSERTEVYTCK from the exons ATGAGTAGGAAGGCACGGCGCTGGATTTTCCACTTTTTCCTGTGCCTTGGAATAGTGTATTTGAAAATCGG GGGTCTTTCATCCGTAGTTGCACTGGGAGCGAGTATCATCTGTAATAAAATCCCCGGCTTGGCCCCCCGTCAGAGGACTATATGTCAGAGCCGACCCGACGCGATCATAGTGATCGGAGAGGGGGTTCAGATGGGCATCAACGAGTGTCAGTTTCAGTTCAGGCACGGACGCTGGAACTGCTCGGCCCTGGGAGAGAGGACCGTGTTTGGGAAAGAGCTCAGAGTGG GCAGTAAGGAGGCTGCATTCACCTATGCTATCATCGCTGCTGGGGTTGCTCATGCAGTCACTGCGGCCTGCACGCAGGGCAGTCTGAGCAGCTGTGGCTGTGACAAGGAGAAACAGGGTTTCTACAACAAGAAGGAGGGTTGGAAGTGGGGTGGCTGCTCTGCAGACATCCACTATGGCCTGGGGTTCTCCAAGATGTTTGTGGATGCGCGGGAAATTAAGCAGAATGCCAGGACTCTCATGAATTTACATAACAATGAAGTGGGGCGCAAG GTCCTGGAGAAGGGCATGCGCCTGGAGTGTAAGTGTCATGGTGTGTCAGGATCTTGCACCACCAAAACCTGCTGGACGACACTCCCCAAATTCCGTCAGCTGGGATACATTCTCAAGGACAAGTATAACCAGGCCGTACATGTGGAGCCAGTTCAAGCCAGTCGCAATAAGCGTCCCACCTTCCTGAAGATCAAAAAACCTCATTCCTACAGGAAACCCATGGACACAGAGCTGGTCTACATCGAGAAATCACCAAACTACTGCGAGGCTGACCCTCTGACCGGCAGCGTGGGAACACAGGGTCGCCTGTGCAACAAAACAGCCCAGCAGCCCAACAGCTGCGACCTGATGTGCTGTGGTCGGGGATATAACACACACCAGTACTCACGTGTTTGGCAGTGCAACTGCAAGTTCCTGTGGTGCTGCTATGTCAAATGCAACACCTGTAGTGAGAGGACAGAGGTCTATACCTGTAAATAG